From one candidate division TA06 bacterium genomic stretch:
- the mnmE gene encoding tRNA uridine-5-carboxymethylaminomethyl(34) synthesis GTPase MnmE, which produces MISSDTIAAISTASGPAALSMIRVSGPRSLEVAAAVFKGKLAPSQMPSHTLHLGRIAGSKSLSADQAMLAVMKAPHSFTGEDLAEITCHGGAAAPQAVLQACLDAGARPARPGEFTLRAYLNGRLDLAQAEAVCDIINARTQTAAQAALERLEGGLSRKVGGIREQLLSLLALLEAWVDFPEEDIPPAEYLHIKEDLDQAIEKTKRLLDDSRASLILKDGARVVIAGRPNAGKSSLFNMLLKEERAIVAPSSGTTRDVLEGWIEIGGIPLRLFDTAGLRETGDAIELIGVERARGKMEQADLLLLVLDATSVLTGHDQKLLELTSGFNRIVLANKSDLPVELEVEKNWLKISSLTGNGLKELENAIVNALTGGHNWEAGAAGASNNRQMEALNQAAKFLSQARQGLEQKVSWEFLAQDIKEAVNSLGQITGQTIGDEVLNRIFEQFCIGK; this is translated from the coding sequence AGCATGATCAGGGTTTCCGGGCCAAGATCGCTGGAGGTCGCCGCTGCAGTTTTTAAGGGAAAGTTGGCTCCCAGCCAAATGCCCTCCCACACCCTGCATCTGGGAAGGATCGCCGGGAGTAAAAGCCTGTCCGCCGACCAAGCCATGCTGGCAGTAATGAAGGCTCCTCATTCTTTCACCGGCGAGGACCTGGCGGAGATCACCTGCCACGGCGGGGCGGCCGCCCCCCAGGCCGTTCTTCAGGCTTGCCTGGACGCCGGGGCCCGCCCGGCCAGGCCGGGAGAGTTTACCTTAAGGGCCTATCTGAACGGCCGACTGGACCTGGCCCAGGCCGAGGCGGTCTGCGACATCATCAACGCCAGAACCCAGACTGCGGCCCAGGCCGCGCTGGAACGGCTGGAGGGCGGCCTGTCCCGCAAGGTGGGCGGCATCAGGGAGCAACTGCTTTCTCTGCTGGCCCTGCTGGAAGCCTGGGTGGATTTTCCCGAAGAGGACATTCCCCCGGCCGAATACCTGCACATAAAGGAGGACCTGGATCAAGCCATAGAAAAAACAAAACGTCTGCTGGATGACAGCCGGGCCTCACTGATCCTGAAGGACGGCGCCCGGGTGGTGATCGCCGGCCGGCCCAACGCCGGAAAGTCCAGCCTGTTCAACATGCTGTTGAAAGAGGAGCGGGCCATAGTCGCCCCTTCGTCCGGCACCACCCGCGACGTGCTGGAGGGCTGGATAGAGATCGGTGGCATCCCGCTGAGGTTGTTCGACACCGCCGGTCTGCGGGAGACCGGCGACGCCATAGAGCTGATCGGGGTGGAACGGGCCAGGGGCAAGATGGAGCAGGCCGACCTATTGCTTTTAGTGCTGGATGCCACCAGCGTTTTGACCGGGCATGACCAAAAACTTTTAGAGCTGACCTCCGGATTCAACAGAATAGTGCTGGCCAACAAAAGCGATCTGCCGGTAGAACTTGAGGTCGAAAAAAACTGGCTGAAGATATCCTCTTTGACCGGGAACGGGCTGAAAGAACTGGAAAACGCCATAGTGAACGCTCTGACCGGCGGCCACAATTGGGAAGCCGGGGCCGCGGGCGCCTCCAACAACCGGCAGATGGAGGCCTTGAACCAGGCTGCTAAGTTTTTGAGCCAGGCCAGGCAGGGGCTGGAGCAAAAAGTTTCTTGGGAGTTTTTGGCCCAGGATATCAAGGAAGCGGTCAACAGCCTGGGACAGATAACCGGGCAGACCATCGGCGATGAAGTGCTGAACCGGATATTTGAGCAGTTCTGCATCGGAAAGTGA